The following are encoded in a window of Bacillus sp. SORGH_AS_0510 genomic DNA:
- the rpsC gene encoding 30S ribosomal protein S3 → MGQKVNPVGLRIGIIRDWESKWYAGKDFATLLHEDLKIREYITKRLKDASVSKVEIERAANRVNVTIHTAKPGMVIGKGGTEVEALRKALNQLTGKRVHINILEIKRADLDAKLVAENIARQLENRVSFRRAQKQVIQRAMRAGAKGIKTMVSGRLGGADIARSEQYSEGTVPLHTLRADIDYATAEADTTYGKLGVKVWIYKGEVLPTKKKNAEGGK, encoded by the coding sequence GTGGGTCAAAAAGTAAATCCAGTCGGTTTGCGTATCGGAATCATCCGTGATTGGGAATCTAAATGGTACGCAGGTAAAGACTTCGCTACTCTTTTACACGAAGACCTTAAAATTCGTGAGTATATCACGAAACGTTTAAAAGATGCTTCTGTTTCTAAAGTTGAAATCGAACGTGCTGCTAACCGTGTGAATGTTACAATCCATACAGCTAAGCCTGGTATGGTTATCGGTAAAGGCGGTACTGAAGTTGAAGCACTTCGTAAAGCTTTAAATCAACTAACTGGCAAACGTGTTCACATCAACATTCTTGAAATCAAGAGAGCTGATCTTGATGCGAAACTAGTTGCTGAAAATATTGCTCGTCAATTAGAAAACCGTGTATCTTTCCGTCGTGCACAAAAGCAAGTTATTCAACGTGCTATGCGTGCTGGTGCGAAAGGTATCAAAACAATGGTATCTGGTCGTCTTGGCGGCGCTGATATCGCTCGTTCTGAACAATACAGCGAGGGCACTGTTCCACTTCATACTCTTCGCGCTGATATTGACTATGCTACAGCTGAAGCTGATACAACATATGGTAAGCTTGGCGTAAAAGTATGGATCTATAAGGGAGAAGTCCTTCCTACTAAGAAGAAAAATGCGGAAGGAGGCAAATAA
- a CDS encoding 50S ribosomal protein L7ae-like protein: MSYEKVLQAHKFVIGTKQAVKALKEGNVQELIVASDAETKVTAKVVEVALGMEVPVLHVDSMKKLGRSCGIEVGAAAVAIIR; this comes from the coding sequence ATGTCTTATGAAAAAGTATTACAGGCACATAAGTTTGTAATAGGAACGAAACAAGCAGTTAAAGCACTTAAGGAAGGTAATGTACAAGAGTTAATCGTTGCAAGCGATGCTGAAACAAAGGTTACAGCAAAAGTCGTTGAAGTAGCTCTTGGCATGGAAGTTCCGGTTCTACATGTAGATTCGATGAAAAAACTCGGAAGATCATGTGGAATTGAAGTTGGTGCGGCAGCTGTTGCAATTATCCGTTAA
- the rplB gene encoding 50S ribosomal protein L2, translated as MAIKKYKPTSNGRRGMTVSDFAEITTSTPEKSLLAPLTRKGGRNNQGKLTVRHQGGGHKRQYRIIDFKRNKDGIPGRVATIEYDPNRSANIALINYVDGEKRYILAPKNLQVGMEVMSGPEADIKVGNALPLANIPVGTVVHNIELKPGKGGQLVRSAGTSAQVLGKEGKYVLVRLTSGEVRMILSECRASIGQVGNEQHELINIGKAGRSRWLGKRPTVRGSVMNPNDHPHGGGEGRSPIGRKSPMTPWGKPTLGYKTRKKKNKSDKFIVRRRKK; from the coding sequence ATGGCGATTAAAAAGTACAAACCTACCTCTAATGGTCGTCGCGGAATGACAGTTTCTGATTTCGCTGAAATCACAACTAGCACTCCAGAAAAGTCTCTTTTAGCTCCGTTAACGAGAAAAGGCGGCCGTAATAACCAAGGTAAGTTAACTGTTCGTCATCAAGGTGGCGGCCATAAGCGTCAATATCGTATTATCGATTTTAAACGTAACAAAGATGGCATTCCAGGACGCGTTGCCACTATCGAGTACGATCCAAACCGTTCTGCAAATATTGCATTAATCAATTACGTAGATGGAGAAAAGCGTTATATCTTAGCTCCTAAAAATCTACAAGTTGGCATGGAAGTAATGTCAGGTCCTGAAGCTGATATTAAAGTGGGTAACGCACTTCCACTAGCTAACATTCCTGTTGGTACGGTAGTACACAACATCGAATTAAAACCAGGTAAAGGTGGTCAGTTAGTTCGTTCTGCTGGTACATCTGCTCAAGTACTTGGTAAAGAAGGTAAATACGTACTAGTACGTTTAACTTCTGGTGAAGTTCGTATGATCCTTTCTGAGTGCCGTGCATCTATCGGTCAAGTAGGTAACGAACAACACGAACTTATTAACATTGGTAAAGCTGGTCGTTCTCGTTGGTTAGGCAAACGCCCAACTGTACGTGGATCAGTTATGAACCCTAACGATCACCCACACGGTGGTGGTGAAGGACGTTCACCAATCGGACGTAAGTCTCCAATGACTCCTTGGGGTAAACCAACTCTTGGTTACAAAACTCGCAAGAAGAAAAACAAATCAGATAAGTTTATTGTACGTCGTCGTAAAAAATAA
- the rpsQ gene encoding 30S ribosomal protein S17: MSERNQRKVYTGRVVSDKMDKTVTVLVETYKKHPLYGKRVKYSKKFKAHDEQNEAKIGDVVRIMETRPLSATKRFRLVEVVEKAVII; encoded by the coding sequence ATGAGTGAACGTAACCAACGTAAGGTTTACACTGGACGCGTAGTTTCTGACAAGATGGATAAGACTGTTACTGTTCTTGTTGAAACTTACAAAAAGCATCCATTATACGGTAAACGCGTTAAGTACTCTAAAAAGTTCAAAGCTCATGATGAGCAAAACGAGGCAAAGATCGGCGATGTAGTTCGTATCATGGAAACTCGCCCACTTTCAGCTACTAAACGCTTCCGTTTAGTCGAAGTAGTAGAAAAAGCCGTTATTATTTAA
- the rplP gene encoding 50S ribosomal protein L16, translating to MLLPKRVKYRRQHRGNMRGNAKGGTEVTFGEYGLQALEASWITNRQIEAARIAMTRYMKRGGKVWIKIFPHKPYTAKPLEVRMGSGKGAPEGWVAVVKPGKIMFEIAGVSEEIAREALRLAMHKLPVKCKFVKREEIGGESSES from the coding sequence ATGTTATTGCCAAAACGCGTAAAATATCGCCGTCAACACCGTGGTAACATGCGTGGGAACGCTAAAGGCGGTACTGAAGTAACATTCGGTGAATATGGCCTACAAGCTCTTGAAGCTTCTTGGATCACAAACCGTCAAATCGAAGCAGCTCGTATTGCGATGACACGTTACATGAAACGTGGCGGTAAAGTTTGGATTAAAATTTTCCCTCACAAGCCATACACTGCTAAGCCATTAGAAGTCCGAATGGGTTCCGGTAAAGGTGCTCCTGAAGGCTGGGTAGCTGTTGTTAAGCCTGGAAAAATCATGTTCGAAATTGCTGGCGTTTCTGAAGAAATCGCTCGTGAAGCACTTCGACTTGCAATGCACAAACTTCCAGTTAAATGTAAGTTTGTAAAACGAGAAGAAATTGGTGGTGAATCAAGTGAAAGCTAA
- the rplW gene encoding 50S ribosomal protein L23 produces the protein MMDARDIIKRPVITERSTDLMAEKKYTFEVDVRANKTQVKDAIKEIFGVEVEKVNIMNYKGKFKRMGKFGGYTNKRRKAIVKLTADSKEIEFFEA, from the coding sequence ATAATGGATGCACGCGATATCATTAAGCGCCCCGTTATCACTGAGCGTTCTACTGACCTAATGGCTGAAAAGAAATATACGTTTGAAGTAGATGTTAGAGCTAACAAAACTCAAGTCAAAGATGCAATTAAAGAAATCTTCGGCGTTGAAGTTGAGAAAGTAAACATCATGAACTACAAAGGTAAGTTCAAGCGTATGGGTAAATTCGGCGGATACACAAACAAACGTCGTAAAGCAATCGTAAAATTAACTGCTGATAGCAAAGAAATCGAATTCTTTGAAGCATAA
- the rpsG gene encoding 30S ribosomal protein S7 — protein sequence MPRKGPVAKRDVLPDPLYNSKLVTRLINKMMVDGKRGKSQEILYSAFDTIRERTGKEPMETFEAAMKNIMPVLEVRARRVGGANYQVPVEVRPDRRTTLGLRWLVNYARLRGEKTMEERLANEIMDAANNTGASVKKREDTHKMAEANKAFAHYRW from the coding sequence ATGCCACGTAAAGGTCCTGTAGCAAAAAGAGACGTGTTACCAGATCCACTTTACAATTCAAAATTAGTTACTCGTTTAATCAACAAAATGATGGTTGACGGTAAAAGAGGTAAATCTCAAGAAATTCTTTACTCTGCGTTCGATACTATTCGCGAACGTACTGGCAAAGAGCCAATGGAAACTTTTGAAGCAGCTATGAAAAACATCATGCCTGTATTAGAAGTTAGAGCTCGCCGTGTAGGTGGTGCAAACTACCAAGTACCAGTTGAGGTGCGTCCTGATCGCCGTACAACACTTGGTCTTCGTTGGTTAGTAAACTACGCTCGTCTTCGTGGAGAAAAAACGATGGAAGAGCGTTTAGCTAATGAAATCATGGATGCAGCTAACAACACTGGTGCATCTGTTAAGAAGCGTGAAGATACACACAAAATGGCTGAAGCAAATAAAGCATTTGCTCACTATCGTTGGTAA
- the rpsJ gene encoding 30S ribosomal protein S10, translating to MAKQKIRIRLKAYDHRILDQSAEKIVETAKRSGASVSGPIPLPTEKSVYTILRAVHKYKDSREQFEMRTHKRLIDIVNPTPQTVDALMRLDLPSGVDIEIKL from the coding sequence ATGGCAAAACAAAAGATTCGTATCCGTTTAAAAGCTTATGATCACAGAATTCTTGATCAATCTGCAGAAAAAATCGTTGAAACAGCAAAACGTTCTGGTGCGTCAGTATCTGGTCCGATTCCGTTACCAACTGAAAAGTCTGTTTACACGATCCTTCGTGCGGTGCATAAGTACAAAGATTCTCGTGAGCAGTTCGAAATGAGAACTCATAAGCGTCTAATCGATATCGTTAACCCAACTCCACAAACAGTTGATGCGTTAATGCGTTTAGACTTACCATCTGGCGTTGATATTGAAATTAAACTTTAA
- the rpsS gene encoding 30S ribosomal protein S19 gives MGRSLKKGPFVDDHLMVKVEKLNETDSKQVIKTWSRRSTIFPQFIGHTIAVYDGRKHVPVYVTEDMVGHKLGEFAPTRAYKGHGNDDKKTRR, from the coding sequence ATGGGTCGCAGCTTAAAAAAAGGACCATTTGTTGATGATCATTTAATGGTTAAGGTCGAAAAGTTAAATGAAACTGACAGTAAACAAGTTATTAAAACTTGGTCTCGTCGTTCTACGATCTTCCCACAATTTATCGGCCACACAATCGCTGTTTATGATGGTCGCAAACACGTGCCTGTATATGTTACTGAAGACATGGTAGGACACAAGCTTGGAGAATTCGCTCCAACACGTGCTTACAAAGGCCACGGTAACGATGATAAGAAAACAAGACGTTAA
- the rpsL gene encoding 30S ribosomal protein S12: MPTINQLVRKPRQSKEEKSKSPALNKGYNSFKKSQTNVSSPQKRGVCTRVGTMTPKKPNSALRKYARVRLTNGIEVTAYIPGIGHNLQEHSVVLIRGGRVKDLPGVRYHIVRGALDTAGVNNRMQGRSKYGTKRPKAAKK; encoded by the coding sequence ATGCCTACTATTAACCAATTAGTGCGCAAGCCTCGTCAATCTAAAGAGGAAAAGTCAAAATCACCTGCGTTAAACAAAGGTTATAACAGCTTCAAGAAATCACAAACAAATGTATCTTCACCACAAAAACGCGGAGTATGTACTCGTGTTGGTACAATGACTCCAAAGAAACCAAACTCAGCGTTACGTAAATATGCGCGTGTACGTTTGACAAATGGTATCGAGGTGACTGCATACATTCCTGGTATCGGCCACAACCTTCAAGAGCACAGTGTTGTTCTTATCCGCGGAGGACGTGTAAAAGACTTACCAGGGGTACGTTATCACATCGTACGTGGGGCACTTGATACTGCTGGTGTAAACAACCGTATGCAAGGTCGCTCTAAATATGGTACTAAGAGACCAAAAGCTGCTAAGAAATAA
- the rplC gene encoding 50S ribosomal protein L3, translated as MTKGILGRKIGMTQVFAENGNLIPVTVVEVAPNVVLQKKSVDTDGYTAVQVGFEDKREKLANKPEKGHVAKASTAPKRFIREFRGDDLAAYEVGQEVKVDIFAAGDIVDVTGISKGKGFQGSIKRHGQSRGPMAHGSRYHRRPGSMGPVAPNRVFKGKLLPGRMGGEQVTVQNLEIVKVDAERNLLLIKGNVPGARKALLKIKGAVKA; from the coding sequence ATGACCAAAGGAATCTTAGGAAGAAAGATTGGTATGACTCAAGTATTTGCAGAAAACGGCAACTTAATCCCTGTAACTGTAGTTGAGGTAGCTCCAAACGTTGTTCTTCAAAAGAAATCAGTTGATACTGATGGATACACAGCTGTTCAAGTTGGTTTTGAAGACAAGCGTGAGAAGTTAGCTAACAAACCTGAAAAAGGACATGTTGCTAAAGCAAGTACTGCTCCTAAGCGCTTCATTCGCGAATTCCGCGGAGACGACTTAGCAGCATATGAAGTTGGTCAAGAAGTCAAAGTTGATATTTTCGCAGCAGGCGATATCGTAGATGTAACAGGAATCTCAAAGGGTAAAGGTTTCCAAGGCTCAATCAAGCGCCACGGACAATCACGCGGCCCAATGGCTCACGGTTCTCGTTATCACCGTCGTCCTGGTTCAATGGGACCTGTTGCTCCAAACCGTGTATTCAAAGGTAAATTATTACCAGGACGCATGGGTGGAGAGCAAGTTACTGTTCAAAACCTTGAAATCGTAAAAGTTGATGCTGAACGCAACTTACTTTTAATCAAAGGTAACGTCCCAGGTGCGAGAAAAGCATTATTAAAAATTAAAGGTGCGGTAAAAGCATAA
- the rpmC gene encoding 50S ribosomal protein L29 has product MKANELRDLTTAEIEQKVKSLKEELFNLRFQLATGQLENTARIREVRKSIARMKTVVREREISVNK; this is encoded by the coding sequence GTGAAAGCTAATGAACTACGTGACCTTACCACTGCAGAAATTGAACAAAAAGTAAAATCTTTAAAAGAAGAGCTTTTCAACCTTCGCTTTCAATTGGCGACAGGACAACTTGAAAATACAGCTCGTATTCGTGAAGTACGCAAATCGATTGCTCGCATGAAGACTGTTGTTCGTGAAAGAGAAATCAGCGTTAATAAGTAA
- the tuf gene encoding elongation factor Tu, producing the protein MAKAKFDRSKPHVNIGTIGHVDHGKTTLTAAITSVLAKSGKAEARAYDQIDGAPEEKERGITISTAHVEYETDARHYAHVDCPGHADYVKNMITGAAQMDGGILVVSATDGPMPQTREHILLSRQVGVPYLVVFMNKCDMVDDEELLELVEMEIRDLLSEYDFPGDDTPVIKGSALKALEGEAAWEEKVLELMAAVDEFIPTPTRDTDKPFMMPVEDVFSITGRGTVATGRVERGVVKVGDVVEIVGFTEEPKSTTVTGVEMFRKLLDYAEAGDNIGALLRGVAREEIERGQVLAKPKSITPHTKFKAQVYVLTKEEGGRHTPFFSNYRPQFYFRTSDITGICNLPEGTEMVMPGDHIEMTVELIAPVAIEEGTKFSIREGGRTVGSGSITSITE; encoded by the coding sequence ATGGCAAAAGCTAAATTCGACCGTTCAAAGCCACACGTTAACATTGGTACAATCGGACACGTTGACCATGGTAAAACTACTTTAACTGCTGCAATCACTTCTGTACTTGCGAAATCAGGTAAAGCAGAAGCTCGTGCATACGATCAAATCGATGGTGCTCCAGAAGAAAAAGAGCGTGGTATCACAATCTCTACTGCGCACGTTGAATACGAAACTGACGCTCGTCACTACGCACACGTAGACTGCCCAGGACACGCTGACTATGTTAAAAACATGATCACTGGTGCTGCACAAATGGACGGCGGTATCTTAGTAGTATCTGCTACTGATGGTCCAATGCCACAAACTCGTGAGCACATCCTTCTTTCTCGTCAGGTAGGCGTACCTTACCTTGTTGTATTCATGAACAAGTGTGATATGGTTGATGACGAAGAACTACTTGAATTAGTAGAAATGGAAATTCGTGACCTATTATCAGAATACGATTTCCCTGGCGATGACACTCCAGTTATCAAAGGTTCTGCTCTTAAAGCATTAGAAGGTGAAGCAGCATGGGAAGAAAAAGTTCTTGAACTTATGGCTGCTGTTGACGAATTCATCCCAACTCCAACTCGTGACACTGACAAGCCTTTCATGATGCCAGTTGAGGACGTATTCTCAATCACTGGTCGTGGAACAGTTGCTACAGGACGTGTTGAGCGTGGTGTAGTTAAAGTTGGTGACGTAGTTGAAATCGTAGGTTTCACTGAAGAGCCAAAATCTACTACTGTAACAGGTGTAGAAATGTTCCGTAAGCTTCTTGATTACGCTGAAGCTGGTGACAACATTGGTGCCCTTCTTCGTGGTGTTGCTCGTGAAGAAATCGAGCGTGGACAAGTTTTGGCTAAGCCAAAATCAATCACTCCACACACAAAGTTCAAAGCACAAGTTTACGTTTTAACTAAAGAAGAAGGTGGACGTCACACTCCATTCTTCTCAAACTACCGTCCACAATTCTATTTCCGTACTTCTGATATCACTGGTATCTGTAACCTTCCAGAAGGTACTGAAATGGTAATGCCTGGTGACCACATCGAAATGACTGTTGAGCTTATCGCTCCAGTTGCGATCGAAGAAGGAACTAAGTTCTCTATTCGTGAAGGTGGCCGTACAGTAGGTTCAGGTTCAATCACTTCAATCACTGAGTAA
- the rplD gene encoding 50S ribosomal protein L4, which yields MPKVALLNQNGSQVGEIELNETVFGIEPNQHVLFEAIVMQRASLRQGTHKTKIRSEVRGGGRKPWRQKGTGRARQGSIRSPQWRGGGTVFGPTPRSYSYSLPKKVRRLAIKSALSSKVQEENILVLESLAFEAPKTKEFKAVLAGLSVEKKALIVTADLDENVALSARNIPGVTVVTANGINVLDVVNHDQLIMTKAAVEKVEEVLA from the coding sequence ATGCCTAAAGTAGCATTATTAAACCAAAACGGTTCACAAGTTGGTGAAATCGAACTTAATGAAACAGTTTTTGGTATTGAGCCTAACCAACACGTATTATTTGAAGCAATTGTTATGCAAAGAGCTTCATTACGTCAAGGTACTCATAAAACTAAAATTCGTTCTGAAGTACGCGGCGGTGGTCGTAAACCATGGCGTCAAAAAGGAACTGGCCGTGCACGTCAAGGGTCAATTCGTTCTCCACAATGGCGCGGAGGTGGTACTGTATTCGGTCCAACACCACGCAGCTACAGCTATTCATTACCAAAGAAAGTACGTCGCTTAGCGATTAAATCTGCATTATCTTCTAAAGTACAAGAAGAAAATATCTTAGTATTAGAAAGCTTAGCATTCGAAGCTCCAAAAACAAAAGAATTCAAGGCTGTATTAGCTGGTCTTTCTGTTGAAAAGAAAGCTTTGATTGTAACTGCTGACCTAGATGAGAATGTAGCACTTTCTGCACGTAACATTCCTGGTGTAACAGTAGTAACAGCTAATGGAATTAACGTATTAGATGTTGTTAATCATGATCAATTAATCATGACTAAAGCAGCGGTTGAAAAAGTAGAGGAGGTGCTTGCATAA
- the fusA gene encoding elongation factor G produces MAREFSLANTRNIGIMAHIDAGKTTTTERVLYYTGKIHKIGETHEGASQMDWMEQEQERGITITSAATTAQWKGHRVNIIDTPGHVDFTVEVERSLRVLDGAVAVLDAQSGVEPQTETVWRQATTYGVPRVVFVNKMDKIGADFLYSVGTIHDRLQANAHPIQLPIGAEDQFEAIIDLVEMNAVFYGNDLGTDIEVREIPEEFMAQAEEYREKLVEAVAELDEELMEKYLGGEEISKEEIKAAIRKGTVNVEFYPVICGSAFKNKGVQLMLDAVIDYLPSPLDVPAIKGHAVDDEEDVIERHSSDEEPFSALAFKVMTDPYVGKLTFFRVYSGTLESGSYVQNSTKGKRERIGRILQMHANSRQEISKVYAGDIAAAVGLKDTTTGDTLCDDKNPVILESMQFPEPVIQLSVEPKSKADQDKMTTALQKLQEEDPTFRAHTDQETGQVIIAGMGELHLDIIVDRMRREFKVEANVGAPQVAYRETFRASAQVEGKFARQSGGRGQYGHVWIEFSPNEEGKGFEFENGIVGGVVPREYIPAVQAGLEDALDRGVLAGFPLVDIKARLFDGSYHDVDSSEMAFKIAASMALKNAASKCSPVILEPMMRVEVVIPEEYLGDIMGQITARRGRVEGMEARGNAQVVRAMVPLSEMFGYATALRSSTQGRGVFSMHFDHYEEVPKSVSEEIIKKNKGE; encoded by the coding sequence ATGGCAAGAGAGTTCTCCTTAGCAAACACACGTAATATCGGTATCATGGCTCACATCGATGCCGGTAAAACGACTACCACTGAGCGTGTTCTTTATTACACTGGTAAGATTCATAAAATCGGTGAAACACATGAAGGCGCTTCTCAGATGGACTGGATGGAGCAGGAGCAAGAACGCGGAATCACAATCACTTCCGCAGCAACAACTGCACAATGGAAAGGCCACCGCGTAAACATCATCGATACACCAGGACACGTAGACTTCACGGTTGAAGTTGAACGTTCCCTACGTGTACTTGATGGTGCGGTAGCTGTACTAGATGCACAGTCTGGTGTTGAGCCTCAAACTGAAACAGTTTGGCGCCAAGCAACAACTTACGGTGTACCACGTGTAGTATTCGTAAACAAAATGGACAAAATTGGTGCTGATTTCTTATACTCAGTAGGTACAATTCATGACCGTTTACAAGCGAATGCACACCCAATTCAGTTACCAATCGGTGCTGAAGATCAATTCGAAGCTATCATTGACCTTGTGGAAATGAATGCAGTATTCTACGGTAACGATTTAGGAACTGATATTGAAGTTCGTGAAATCCCTGAAGAATTCATGGCGCAAGCTGAAGAATATCGTGAAAAGCTAGTTGAAGCAGTAGCTGAATTAGATGAAGAGTTAATGGAAAAATACCTTGGCGGAGAAGAAATCTCTAAAGAAGAGATTAAAGCTGCAATTCGTAAAGGTACTGTTAACGTTGAATTCTATCCAGTAATCTGTGGATCAGCTTTCAAAAACAAAGGTGTTCAGTTAATGTTAGATGCTGTTATTGATTACCTTCCATCTCCACTAGATGTACCTGCAATCAAAGGTCATGCAGTTGATGATGAAGAAGATGTAATTGAACGTCATTCTAGCGATGAAGAGCCATTCTCAGCTCTTGCATTTAAAGTTATGACTGACCCTTATGTTGGTAAATTAACGTTCTTCCGCGTTTACTCTGGTACTTTAGAATCTGGATCATACGTTCAGAACTCAACTAAAGGCAAGCGTGAGCGTATCGGACGTATCCTACAAATGCACGCGAATAGCCGTCAAGAAATCTCTAAGGTTTATGCTGGTGACATCGCTGCTGCAGTAGGTTTGAAAGATACAACTACTGGTGATACTCTATGTGATGACAAAAACCCTGTTATCCTTGAGTCTATGCAATTCCCAGAGCCAGTAATTCAACTTTCTGTTGAACCTAAGTCAAAAGCTGACCAAGACAAGATGACTACTGCACTACAAAAGCTACAAGAAGAAGATCCAACATTCCGTGCGCACACTGACCAGGAAACTGGACAAGTTATCATCGCTGGTATGGGTGAACTTCACCTAGATATCATCGTTGACCGTATGCGTCGTGAATTCAAAGTTGAAGCTAATGTAGGTGCTCCACAGGTTGCTTACCGCGAAACTTTCCGTGCTTCTGCACAAGTTGAAGGTAAATTCGCTAGACAATCTGGTGGTCGTGGACAATACGGTCACGTTTGGATTGAATTCTCACCTAACGAAGAAGGTAAAGGATTCGAGTTCGAAAACGGTATCGTCGGTGGTGTGGTTCCTCGTGAATACATCCCTGCTGTTCAAGCTGGTCTTGAAGATGCTCTAGATCGTGGAGTTCTTGCTGGATTCCCGTTAGTAGACATCAAAGCTCGTCTATTTGACGGTTCTTACCATGATGTTGACTCATCTGAAATGGCGTTTAAGATTGCCGCTTCTATGGCACTTAAGAATGCTGCGTCTAAGTGTAGCCCAGTAATCCTTGAACCTATGATGAGGGTTGAAGTTGTTATCCCTGAAGAATATTTAGGTGATATCATGGGTCAAATCACTGCACGTCGTGGCCGCGTTGAAGGTATGGAAGCTCGTGGTAATGCTCAAGTAGTTCGTGCAATGGTTCCACTTTCAGAAATGTTTGGTTATGCAACTGCACTTCGTTCAAGTACACAAGGACGTGGAGTATTCTCTATGCACTTCGATCACTACGAAGAAGTTCCAAAATCAGTTTCTGAAGAAATTATCAAAAAAAATAAAGGTGAATAA
- the rplV gene encoding 50S ribosomal protein L22 has translation MQAKAVARTVRIAPRKARLVVDLIRGKQVGEAVAILNLTPKAASPIVEKVLKSAMANAEHNYEMDVNNLVVAQAFVDEGPTLKRFRPRAMGRASQINKRTSHITIVLSEKKEG, from the coding sequence ATGCAAGCTAAAGCTGTTGCAAGAACAGTTCGTATTGCTCCTCGTAAAGCACGTTTAGTCGTTGATTTAATCCGAGGAAAGCAAGTTGGTGAAGCGGTGGCGATTTTAAATCTCACTCCTAAGGCTGCTTCTCCAATCGTAGAAAAAGTATTAAAATCAGCTATGGCAAATGCTGAGCACAACTATGAAATGGACGTTAACAATCTAGTTGTTGCACAAGCATTCGTTGATGAAGGACCGACACTTAAACGTTTCCGTCCTCGCGCTATGGGCCGTGCAAGCCAAATCAACAAGCGCACTAGCCACATTACAATCGTTTTATCAGAAAAGAAGGAGGGATAA